CTGTAATATCTGAACGTATTACCACATTACTTTCAACAATGTGAAAACCATGTGAATATCCTAAAAAAGAATTTTTTTTCATTAAATTTTGTAAACTTTTTACTACAATAGCATGATTTTTATCTGGTGTTAAATTAATCACTAAATCAGCATTTGGAATTAATTCTTCAAATGTACCAACAAAAAAATTAGATTTTTTTGCATTTTTCCAAGAACGAGTTTGTTTTTGTATTGAAGATTGACGAAAAGCATAAGAAACATCTAATCCGGAATCTCTTAAATTTAATCCTTGATGATATCCTTGAGAACCACAACCAATAATCACTATTTTTTTATTTTTTAAAATTTTTAATGAATTTATAGTTAAATTTTTTATTATATGACAAGTTTGTAATTCTTGTAATTTTTCTCGAAAATTTAATAAATTAAAATAATTTTTCATTAATGATATACCTTTCAAAAGACTTTAAGTAGAATTGATATTTATGAACGAATAATTTTTTTAATATCACGAATTGCTCCAGTATCAGCACTCGTAGCAAGTAAACCATAAATTTTTAAAGCATCAGATAACACTCTTTTTCGTTTTATAGGAGTATATGCGAAATTTTTTCGTTTTTTTTCTATTTTTTTTCGATTATTTAATTCTTGTTCTGTAATTTTTAAAATAATTTTACGATTTGGAATATCAATTTTAATTAAATCACCATTTTTAATTAATGCAATAATACCTTGATTTGCCGCTTCAGGAGATATATGCCCTATTGAAATTCCAGAAGTTCCACCAGAAAAACGACCATCAGTAATTAAAGCACAATCTAAATCTAATTTCATAGATTTCAAAAATGACGTAGGATATAGCATTTCTTGCATTCCAGGTCCTCCACAAGGCCCCTCATAACGAATAACTATAACGTCACCTTTCTGAATTTTATGATTTAAAATTGCAAAAACAGCATCTTCTTGACTTTCATATACTTTAGCGGGACCAATAAATTTTAAATTCACATTTCGAATTCCAGCTGTTTTAATAATCGCTCCACAAGGTGCTAAATTACCATACAAAACTGCTAATCCTCCAGTTTGATGATATGCATATTGAATAGAACGTATACATCCAAATTGACGATCACTATCTAATGTAAGCCATCTAAAATTTTGAGAAAATGGAATCCGTGTTTTTTGACCTAAAGGACCTGCTAAAAAAAAATTTTTAATTTTTTTTTGTGTTGTATTTATAATATTATATTTTTTTAATAATTCCGATAATGTTAAACCTAAAATATTTTTTTCAAAACATTTTAACATATTTTCTTTATGTAATTCTACCAAAATACCAATAACGCCACCTGCACGATGCAAATCTTCCATATGGTATAATGAAGTATTAGGAGAAATTTTACATAAACAAGGAATTATTTTAGAAATGTTATCAATATCTTTTAAAGTAAATTTAATATTTGCAGTCGAAGCAATTGCTAACAAATGTAATACTGTATTTGTAGAACCTCCCATAGCAATATCTAAAGCAATCGCATTATATAAAGAATTAAAAGTAATTAAACTTTTTGGTAATAAACTATTATCATTTTTTTCATAATATAACTTTGTATTTTTAACAATTAATTGACCTGCTTTTAAAAACAAATTCTTACGTTCTATATGCGTAGCTAATAATGTTCCATTACCAGGCAGAGACAATCCTAAAACTTCAGTAATACAATTCATAGAATTTGCAGTAAACATTCCTGAACAAGAACCGCATGTAGGACATGCTGAATCTTCAATTTCTTTTAATTCAATATTTGAAATATTTTGATCGGCTCCAGTAACCATCGCATCGACTAAATCAATTTTAATAATTTGATTATTTCGAATAATTTTACCAGATTCCATGGGACCACCAGATACAAAAATTACAGGAATATTTAAACGAACTGCCGCTAATAACATACCAGGTGTAATTTTATCACAATTAGAAATACATACCATTGCATCAACACAATGTGCATTAATCATATATTCAATAGAATCAGCAATTAATTCGCGAGACGGCAAAGAATATAACATTCCACTATGACCCATCGCAATACCATCATCAATCGCAATAGTATTAAATTCTTTTGCAATACCTCCAGAATTTTCAATTTCTTTAGAAATTAAAGAACCAATATTTCGTAAATGGATATGACCAGGAACAAATTCTGTAAATGAATTCACAACAGCTATAATTGGTTTTCCAAAATCTTGATCTTTTACACCTGTTGCTTTCCATAATGCTCTTGCTCCTGCCAT
The sequence above is drawn from the Buchnera aphidicola (Tuberolachnus salignus) genome and encodes:
- the ilvD gene encoding dihydroxy-acid dehydratase, with protein sequence MPIYRSSTTFNGRNMAGARALWKATGVKDQDFGKPIIAVVNSFTEFVPGHIHLRNIGSLISKEIENSGGIAKEFNTIAIDDGIAMGHSGMLYSLPSRELIADSIEYMINAHCVDAMVCISNCDKITPGMLLAAVRLNIPVIFVSGGPMESGKIIRNNQIIKIDLVDAMVTGADQNISNIELKEIEDSACPTCGSCSGMFTANSMNCITEVLGLSLPGNGTLLATHIERKNLFLKAGQLIVKNTKLYYEKNDNSLLPKSLITFNSLYNAIALDIAMGGSTNTVLHLLAIASTANIKFTLKDIDNISKIIPCLCKISPNTSLYHMEDLHRAGGVIGILVELHKENMLKCFEKNILGLTLSELLKKYNIINTTQKKIKNFFLAGPLGQKTRIPFSQNFRWLTLDSDRQFGCIRSIQYAYHQTGGLAVLYGNLAPCGAIIKTAGIRNVNLKFIGPAKVYESQEDAVFAILNHKIQKGDVIVIRYEGPCGGPGMQEMLYPTSFLKSMKLDLDCALITDGRFSGGTSGISIGHISPEAANQGIIALIKNGDLIKIDIPNRKIILKITEQELNNRKKIEKKRKNFAYTPIKRKRVLSDALKIYGLLATSADTGAIRDIKKIIRS